The Montipora foliosa isolate CH-2021 chromosome 1, ASM3666993v2, whole genome shotgun sequence genome has a window encoding:
- the LOC137972067 gene encoding histamine H2 receptor-like: MDFHTWNFVWALCFAVVAFLAAGGNVVTLIIFHKKELRTRPHFLLISLAVADLLVGLLSIPLFIARNYVHNSSQVLKAVIQGADMFPGFASIFTLAVIALERMYAIGWPFRHRVLGTRVYVVAIAIPWIMAFIVTIIGNLVQHLFNKSVVALLATFLSVPVVVTCVAYFVLWKKGRSRRLRHPFQETKDFKLTKTVLLITAAFLLTWLPFQVLILVSNLCISCRTISHVVVNVIKLLQFGNSVINIVIYPVRNEEYRKALLKMFSVFKRSCRNQRIRFSPANEEISVISVVSCSIDTKLSIDNFQEDTRL; this comes from the coding sequence ATGGATTTTCACACGTGGAATTTCGTATGGGCCTTGTGCTTTGCAGTGGTCGCATTTTTGGCTGCCGGTGGGAATGTAGTTACCTTAATAATATTTCATAAGAAGGAACTACGCACACGGCCTCATTTTCTCCTTATAAGCTTGGCGGTAGCAGATCTTCTAGTTGGACTGCTGTCAATTCCACTTTTTATCGCAAGAAACTACGTACATAATTCCAGTCAAGTTTTAAAAGCAGTCATCCAGGGGGCCGATATGTTTCCTGGGTTTGCTTCCATTTTTACCCTCGCTGTGATTGCATTGGAGCGAATGTATGCCATTGGTTGGCCATTTCGTCACCGCGTTCTTGGGACTCGAGTCTATGTCGTTGCTATAGCCATTCCGTGGATAATGGCGTTTATTGTGACTATAATCGGAAATCTTGTGCAGCATCTCTTCAACAAATCCGTCGTAGCTCTTTTAGCGACATTTCTATCAGTACCCGTTGTCGTAACCTGTGTAGCTTACTTTGTCCTTTGGAAAAAAGGGAGGTCTCGACGACTGCGCCATCCATTTCAGGAGACAAAAGATTTTAAACTGACAAAGACCGTGCTGTTGATAACAGCAGCGTTTCTTCTCACTTGGCTTCCCTTTCAGGTTTTAATCTTGGTTTCGAATCTTTGCATTTCATGCCGGACAATTTCTCACGTTGTAGTGAATGTGATCAAGTTGCTCCAGTTTGGAAATTCGGTAATAAACATCGTCATTTATCCTGTCAGGAATGAGGAATATAGAAAAGCTCTTCTCAAAATGTTCTCTGTTTTTAAGCGCTCATGTCGAAATCAGCGGATTCGTTTTTCGCCCGCAAACGAGGAGATTTCCGTTATTTCTGTGGTGTCGTGTTCCATCGATACGAAACTAAGTATTGATAATTTCCAGGAAGACACAAGACTTTAA